The Apibacter raozihei genome contains a region encoding:
- a CDS encoding DUF58 domain-containing protein, producing MTTEELLKKIKRIELKSKRKVNSLFLGEYHSSFKGIGMTFSEVRQYQFGDDVRKIDWNKTARFNEPYIKIFEEEREMISMILIDISASMNFGTHKQFKNETVAEISATLAFSAIKNNDKVGVVLFSDKIDVFIPPAKGNSHVVRIIKTILETQPREVPANLNVGIDFLLKTIKRKSAVFLISDFDVPNFERNLNVVSKKHDVTGIRVYDELEKIFPDIGLALLKDLESGKTRWIDTSSSSIRERYSKYYQQLASLTENGFMKNGSGFLNIPVDSDYSKVLFNYFKGHHKI from the coding sequence TTGACAACAGAAGAATTATTAAAGAAGATAAAGAGGATCGAGCTGAAATCTAAGAGAAAAGTAAATTCTCTGTTTTTAGGTGAGTATCATAGTTCCTTTAAAGGAATTGGAATGACTTTTTCAGAAGTCAGACAATACCAGTTTGGAGATGATGTAAGGAAAATTGATTGGAATAAAACAGCCAGATTTAATGAACCTTATATAAAGATATTTGAAGAAGAAAGGGAAATGATATCTATGATTCTTATAGATATAAGTGCTTCAATGAACTTTGGAACTCATAAACAATTTAAAAATGAAACCGTTGCAGAAATTAGTGCAACTCTTGCTTTTTCAGCAATAAAAAATAACGATAAAGTAGGAGTAGTTTTATTTTCAGATAAAATTGACGTTTTTATACCTCCAGCTAAAGGTAATTCGCATGTAGTTAGGATTATAAAAACTATCCTAGAAACACAACCACGAGAAGTTCCGGCAAATTTAAATGTTGGTATAGATTTTTTATTAAAAACAATAAAGAGAAAATCTGCAGTTTTCCTGATATCAGATTTTGATGTTCCAAATTTTGAAAGAAACTTAAATGTTGTTTCCAAAAAACATGATGTAACAGGAATCAGAGTTTATGATGAACTTGAAAAAATTTTTCCGGATATAGGTCTGGCTCTTCTTAAAGATTTGGAATCAGGAAAAACACGCTGGATAGATACATCCTCATCATCAATAAGAGAGCGTTATTCAAAATACTATCAGCAATTGGCTTCACTTACAGAAAATGGGTTTATGAAAAATGGTTCTGGATTCTTAAACATACCTGTAGACTCAGACTATAGTAAAGTTTTATTTAATTATTTTAAAGGACATCATAAAATATGA
- a CDS encoding AAA family ATPase, whose product MDYTSASEDIKVLIEKVQEKSQDFTLLVKEINQVIVGQHYMINRLLIGLLSNGHVLLEGVPGLAKTLAIKTLAEALDGDFSRIQFTPDLLPADVVGTLIYNIKDNDFSVKKGPIFANFILADEINRSPAKVQSALLEAMQEKQVTIGDETFKLKEPFLVLATQNPIDQEGTYPLPEAQIDRFMLKCVVTYPEFEQERTILRQNMSQQKHQVKEILSLDKIFEARKLVKEIYMDEKIENYILDIVFATRFPEKYNLSQLKPYMLFGSSPRGSISMALAAKAHAFLNQRGFVIPEDVKSVAKDVLRHRIGVTYEAEAENITSEDIVDQILKSIVAP is encoded by the coding sequence ATGGATTATACATCAGCATCAGAAGATATTAAAGTTTTAATTGAAAAAGTTCAGGAAAAAAGTCAGGACTTTACACTGTTGGTTAAAGAAATTAATCAGGTCATTGTTGGTCAGCATTATATGATTAACAGATTGCTTATAGGTTTATTAAGTAATGGGCACGTTCTTTTAGAAGGAGTGCCTGGTTTGGCTAAAACTCTGGCAATAAAAACTTTAGCGGAAGCTTTGGATGGAGACTTTTCCCGGATACAGTTTACTCCCGATTTACTTCCTGCAGACGTTGTGGGAACGCTTATATATAATATAAAAGATAATGATTTTTCAGTAAAAAAAGGTCCTATTTTTGCTAACTTCATTCTGGCAGATGAAATCAATCGTTCTCCGGCAAAAGTACAATCGGCATTATTGGAAGCAATGCAGGAAAAGCAGGTTACCATAGGAGATGAAACCTTTAAACTTAAAGAGCCGTTTTTGGTGCTGGCAACTCAAAATCCGATAGATCAGGAGGGGACTTATCCACTTCCAGAAGCTCAGATAGACCGTTTTATGCTTAAATGTGTGGTTACTTATCCAGAGTTTGAACAGGAAAGAACCATACTAAGACAAAACATGTCACAACAAAAACACCAGGTTAAAGAAATATTGAGTCTGGATAAAATATTTGAAGCACGTAAACTGGTAAAAGAAATATATATGGATGAGAAAATAGAAAACTATATTCTCGATATTGTTTTTGCAACCCGATTTCCGGAAAAATATAATTTGTCACAGTTAAAACCTTATATGTTATTCGGATCATCCCCAAGAGGAAGTATTAGCATGGCTTTGGCAGCAAAGGCGCACGCTTTTTTGAATCAAAGAGGATTTGTTATCCCGGAAGATGTAAAATCAGTTGCTAAAGATGTTCTTCGCCATCGTATTGGTGTAACTTATGAAGCAGAAGCTGAAAATATAACATCAGAAGATATAGTAGATCAGATTCTTAAGTCGATTGTTGCGCCTTAA
- the lipA gene encoding lipoyl synthase: protein METTAGSKPKWIRVKLPTGKNYKELRGLVDKYKLNTICQSGSCPNMGECWGEGTATFMILGNVCTRSCGFCGVKTGRPAEIDWEEPEKVARSIKLMKIKHAVLTSVDRDDIKDMGSIIWAETIKAVRRISPGTTMETLIPDFQGIEKHIDRLIDAAPEVISHNMETVRRLTREVRIQAKYDRSLEVLRYMKEKGQRRTKTGIMLGLGEKPSEVYESIKEIHDANVDVITIGQYLQPSKKHLPVKEYISLEQFKDYEDFAKNLGNFRHIESSPLVRSSYHAERHVN, encoded by the coding sequence ATGGAGACTACAGCTGGTTCAAAACCAAAATGGATTCGGGTTAAACTTCCTACAGGAAAAAATTATAAAGAGCTTAGGGGGCTAGTAGATAAATACAAATTAAATACAATCTGCCAAAGCGGTAGTTGCCCTAATATGGGAGAATGCTGGGGAGAGGGTACTGCTACTTTTATGATTCTTGGTAATGTTTGCACCAGGAGCTGTGGATTTTGTGGTGTTAAAACCGGAAGACCTGCAGAGATAGATTGGGAGGAGCCTGAAAAAGTGGCTCGCTCCATTAAATTGATGAAAATCAAGCACGCCGTACTTACTTCTGTAGATAGAGATGATATAAAAGACATGGGTTCTATAATTTGGGCAGAAACTATAAAAGCGGTTAGAAGAATAAGCCCTGGCACTACAATGGAAACCCTAATCCCTGATTTTCAAGGCATTGAAAAACATATAGATCGATTAATAGATGCAGCTCCTGAAGTAATTTCCCACAATATGGAAACGGTCAGACGTTTAACACGAGAAGTTCGTATTCAGGCAAAATATGACAGAAGCCTTGAAGTTTTGAGATACATGAAGGAAAAGGGACAAAGACGTACTAAAACAGGCATTATGCTAGGTTTAGGAGAAAAACCCTCTGAAGTTTATGAATCAATTAAAGAAATTCATGACGCCAATGTTGATGTGATAACCATCGGTCAATATTTACAACCAAGTAAAAAGCATCTGCCTGTCAAAGAATACATATCATTAGAACAATTTAAAGATTATGAAGATTTTGCTAAAAATTTAGGTAATTTCCGTCATATAGAGAGTAGTCCTTTGGTAAGATCATCCTATCATGCAGAAAGACATGTGAATTAG
- a CDS encoding TIGR02117 family protein — MKKIFKIIVYTLSIAIGAIVLYFLSAIILSRIPVQGDKNNLTEIPIYISTNGMHTDFVFPIKTEEIDWSNEIKFADIKSKDSLQKYIAIGWGDKGFFLDVPDWDHVKFSIAFKAAFGLSTTAIHTTYLKKVTEDNQCKKIMISKTQYKKLVEYIQKDFKRDSNGDIIHIKTDKTYGATDSFYQAKGSYNFLFTCNTWANSGLKYAGMKACLWTPFQQGIFNFY; from the coding sequence TTGAAAAAAATTTTTAAAATCATCGTATATACACTAAGTATTGCAATAGGAGCCATTGTTTTATATTTTTTATCTGCTATTATCTTATCCAGAATTCCTGTTCAAGGAGATAAAAACAACCTTACAGAAATACCTATATATATTTCTACTAATGGTATGCATACAGACTTTGTATTTCCAATAAAAACTGAAGAAATTGACTGGAGCAATGAAATAAAATTTGCTGACATCAAAAGTAAAGACAGTCTTCAAAAATACATTGCCATCGGATGGGGTGATAAGGGGTTCTTTTTGGATGTTCCGGATTGGGATCATGTTAAATTTTCAATTGCATTTAAAGCTGCTTTCGGATTGAGTACTACTGCAATTCATACGACTTATTTAAAAAAAGTTACAGAAGATAATCAATGTAAAAAAATTATGATTTCAAAAACGCAGTATAAAAAACTAGTTGAGTATATCCAGAAGGATTTTAAGCGAGATTCTAATGGAGATATAATACATATTAAGACCGATAAAACCTATGGCGCAACGGATTCTTTTTATCAAGCTAAAGGCTCCTACAATTTTTTATTTACCTGTAATACCTGGGCTAATTCCGGACTTAAATATGCCGGAATGAAAGCTTGTCTATGGACTCCTTTCCAACAAGGGATCTTTAATTTTTATTAA
- the yiaA gene encoding inner membrane protein YiaA — protein sequence MEKKQTSIAFAGASWVILIVGVGGYLIGLWRAEMELNEKGYYLLILLYGLFSGVSIQKSVRDRLEGIPVTDLYYGLSWASLLASVALLTIGLINADLLPSEKGFYAFGFILALFGAICVQKNTRDAEFENKKIFSPQTNEE from the coding sequence ATGGAAAAAAAACAAACATCAATAGCTTTTGCCGGAGCTTCTTGGGTTATTTTAATCGTAGGTGTCGGAGGTTATTTAATAGGGCTTTGGAGAGCAGAAATGGAGTTAAATGAAAAAGGATATTATCTCTTAATTTTACTTTATGGATTATTTTCTGGTGTATCAATTCAAAAATCAGTGAGGGACAGATTAGAAGGCATTCCAGTAACTGATCTCTATTATGGATTAAGCTGGGCTTCGCTACTTGCATCCGTTGCTTTACTCACAATCGGACTTATTAATGCCGATTTGCTTCCAAGCGAAAAAGGATTTTATGCATTTGGATTTATTCTTGCTTTATTTGGCGCTATCTGTGTTCAAAAAAATACACGAGATGCTGAATTTGAAAACAAGAAGATTTTTAGTCCTCAAACTAATGAAGAATAA